The following coding sequences are from one Candidatus Methylomirabilota bacterium window:
- a CDS encoding D-2-hydroxyacid dehydrogenase family protein gives MKRVAVLDDYQGEVLALPCWQRLAGRVTVDHYRDTLGSEDALAKRLGPYEILVPIRERTRFGASLLGRLPALGLLALTGRNSGHVDVSAATAGGVLVVETGGSGVAAIELTMGLILAAVRRIPQEERALRAGRWQTGFGVELSGKTLGVVGLGRIGSRIAAFGTFLGMRVLAWGPTLTPARATAAGAAYTPLETLLRESDVVSLHTRLSDMTRGLITARHLALMKPTAFLINTSRGPVVDEAALVEALRARRIAGAGLDVFDVEPLPADHPLLALDNVVLTPHVGYVTREAYDIFFHQAVENIEMYLDGKVPPRALNPEVRQRR, from the coding sequence GTGAAGCGCGTCGCCGTCCTCGACGACTACCAGGGCGAGGTGCTGGCGCTCCCCTGCTGGCAGCGGCTGGCGGGCCGGGTCACCGTCGATCACTATCGGGACACGTTGGGGAGTGAAGACGCGCTGGCCAAGCGGCTCGGGCCCTACGAGATCCTCGTGCCCATCCGCGAGCGCACCCGCTTCGGGGCGTCGCTGCTGGGGCGGCTGCCGGCCCTCGGGCTGCTGGCGCTCACCGGACGCAACTCCGGTCACGTCGATGTGAGCGCGGCCACCGCGGGTGGCGTCCTCGTCGTCGAGACCGGCGGTTCCGGCGTGGCGGCGATCGAGCTCACCATGGGGCTCATCCTCGCCGCCGTGCGGCGCATCCCCCAGGAGGAGCGCGCGCTGCGCGCGGGCCGCTGGCAGACGGGATTCGGCGTCGAGCTCAGCGGCAAGACGCTGGGCGTGGTAGGCCTCGGGCGCATCGGCAGCCGTATCGCGGCCTTCGGCACCTTCCTCGGCATGCGGGTGCTGGCGTGGGGGCCGACGCTCACGCCCGCGCGCGCCACCGCGGCCGGGGCGGCCTACACCCCGCTGGAGACGCTGTTGCGGGAGAGCGACGTGGTCTCGCTCCACACGCGGCTCTCCGACATGACCCGGGGGCTGATCACGGCCCGTCACCTGGCGCTGATGAAGCCCACCGCCTTCCTGATCAATACCTCCCGCGGCCCGGTGGTCGACGAGGCGGCGCTGGTCGAGGCGCTCCGCGCCCGCCGCATTGCCGGCGCTGGGCTCGACGTCTTCGACGTGGAGCCCCTGCCGGCCGACCATCCCCTGCTCGCGCTCGACAACGTCGTCCTCACGCCCCACGTCGGCTATGTCACCCGCGAGGCCTACGACATCTTCTTCCACCAGGCCGTCGAGAACATCGAGATGTACCTCGACGGGAAGGTCCCGCCCCGGGCGCTCAACCCCGAGGTGCGCCAGCGCCGGTAG
- a CDS encoding aldo/keto reductase, protein MESRRLGRTALEVSVIGMGTWQSYDVRDPAAVQPVTDAVLAHGVTFFDSSPMYGAAERVLAETLGRRRKEVVIATKVWAGSASEGREQIRRALEWYGGVVDLYQIHNLEAWPTHLPYLEELKAQGRIRAIGITHWSPTHFDRMAEIIETGRVETIQVPYNPREREVERTLLPLAAARGLGVILMRPLGQGALVRTAPPPRELKFLEEYGLDTWAQALLNWGVSDARASVSIPATRDTRHAVDNCAVGRARRFDAAARDRVAALAARL, encoded by the coding sequence ATGGAAAGCCGCAGGCTGGGCCGGACCGCGCTGGAGGTCTCCGTCATCGGCATGGGCACCTGGCAGAGCTACGATGTGCGCGATCCGGCGGCCGTCCAGCCTGTCACCGACGCCGTGCTCGCCCACGGCGTCACGTTCTTCGACTCCTCGCCCATGTACGGCGCCGCCGAGCGGGTGCTGGCCGAGACGTTGGGACGTCGCCGCAAGGAGGTGGTCATCGCCACCAAGGTCTGGGCCGGCTCGGCGTCCGAGGGGCGCGAGCAGATCCGACGCGCGCTCGAGTGGTACGGGGGCGTCGTGGACCTCTATCAGATCCACAACCTCGAGGCGTGGCCGACGCATCTGCCCTACCTGGAGGAGCTGAAGGCGCAGGGACGAATCCGCGCCATCGGCATCACCCACTGGAGCCCCACCCACTTCGACCGGATGGCCGAGATCATCGAGACGGGACGGGTCGAGACGATCCAGGTGCCGTACAACCCGCGGGAGCGCGAGGTCGAGCGCACGCTGCTGCCGCTGGCGGCGGCGCGGGGGCTCGGCGTCATCCTGATGCGGCCCCTCGGCCAGGGCGCCCTGGTCCGCACGGCGCCTCCGCCCCGGGAGCTGAAATTCCTCGAGGAGTACGGGCTGGACACCTGGGCCCAGGCCCTCCTGAACTGGGGCGTGAGCGACGCGCGCGCCAGCGTCAGCATCCCCGCCACGCGCGACACCCGCCATGCCGTCGACAATTGCGCGGTGGGGCGCGCCCGCCGCTTCGACGCCGCCGCCCGGGACCGGGTGGCGGCGCTGGCGGCACGGCTCTGA